The following proteins are encoded in a genomic region of Brachyhypopomus gauderio isolate BG-103 unplaced genomic scaffold, BGAUD_0.2 sc69, whole genome shotgun sequence:
- the LOC143490990 gene encoding uncharacterized protein LOC143490990, with amino-acid sequence MEDKGIHSEQNAIENDENYINLGESNPSVYKLKLKQTGTKHLYKDFGSPSNLSTTNKTIMVLGATGSGKKTLINGMINYILGVEWADECRFKLIDEQYNKTQADSQTSEVTAYQIHHQNYFKVPYSVTIIDTPGFGDTRGIAHDKEITEKIRQFFSEQDGILGLDAVCFVVQSALARLTQTQQYIFEAVLSIFGKDIANNITIMITFADGQKPPVLAAVEAANIPCIKKE; translated from the exons ATGGAAGACAAGG GTATCCATTCAGAGCAAAATGCCATTGAAAATGATGAGAACTACATTAATCTCGGTGAAAGTAACCCATCAGTCTACAAGCTGAAACTTAAACAGACAGGAACAAAGCATCTTTACAAGGACTTTGGAAGTCCTTCCAATCtctcaacaacaaacaaaacaataatgGTCCTGGGTGCAACTGGATCAGGGAAGAAAACCCTCATCAACGGCATGATCAACTACATCCTGGGAGTGGAGTGGGCTGATGAATGCAGATTCAAACTTATAGATGAGCAGTACAATAAGACACAAGCAGATAGCCAGACTTCAGAGGTCACAGCCTATCAAATTCATCATCAGAATTACTTCAAAGTTCCTTATTCTGTCACAATCATAGACACACCAGGGTTTGGAGACACGAGGGGAATTGCACATGACAAGGAGATCACTGAGAAAATTCGACAGTTCTTCTCTGAGCAAGATGGCATTCTCGGTCTCGatgctgtgtgttttgtggtACAGTCAGCTTTAGCTCGGTTAACACAAACCCAACAATACATTTTTGAAGCTGTTCTTTCCATTTTTGGAAAGGATATTGCAAACAACATCACCATTATGATCACCTTCGCTGATGGGCAGAAACCTCCAGTGCTTGCTGCAGTTGAAGCTGCTAATATCCCTTGTATAAAAAAAGAATGA